A single Candidatus Polarisedimenticolaceae bacterium DNA region contains:
- a CDS encoding ABC transporter permease produces the protein MRLRGSEAAIAAAVVIEGAALSFLSPHFLTAENLLNVSLQASITAIVAAGMTFVILTGGIDLSVGSVVAVAGIATTAALAGGHAYATAIAAGLGIGLVSGVVAGALVTRLGVAPFIVTLALMTIERGLAFVATEGRPVWDLPPGFAGLGGGRLAGVPFPSIVMVLVFVVAHAALKHTRWGRHVYAVGGNAEAARLAGIGTARVVASTYVLCGGLAALGGVLLASRMNSGQPNAGLMLELDVIAAVVVGGTSLSGGRGSVAGTFLGTMLIAILRNGLNLLNVNSYVQQVVVGAVILLAVLLDRLRERRT, from the coding sequence CCCACTTCCTCACTGCGGAGAACCTGCTCAACGTCTCGCTCCAGGCCTCGATCACGGCGATCGTCGCCGCCGGCATGACGTTCGTCATCCTCACCGGCGGCATCGACCTGTCCGTCGGGTCGGTCGTCGCGGTCGCCGGCATCGCCACGACCGCGGCGCTCGCGGGCGGCCACGCGTACGCGACGGCGATCGCGGCGGGGCTCGGCATCGGCCTCGTCTCCGGCGTCGTGGCGGGAGCGCTCGTGACGCGCCTCGGCGTCGCCCCGTTCATCGTCACCCTCGCGCTCATGACGATCGAGCGCGGTCTCGCCTTCGTCGCCACCGAGGGGCGTCCGGTCTGGGACCTGCCGCCGGGGTTCGCGGGCCTGGGCGGCGGACGTCTCGCCGGGGTCCCGTTTCCGTCGATCGTCATGGTCCTCGTCTTCGTCGTCGCGCACGCGGCGCTCAAGCACACGCGCTGGGGTCGTCACGTCTACGCGGTGGGCGGCAACGCCGAGGCCGCGCGGCTCGCCGGAATCGGGACCGCGCGCGTGGTCGCATCGACCTACGTCCTCTGCGGCGGTCTCGCCGCCCTCGGCGGCGTCCTGCTCGCCTCGCGCATGAATTCGGGCCAGCCGAACGCCGGCCTGATGCTCGAGCTCGACGTGATCGCCGCCGTCGTCGTCGGCGGCACGAGCTTGTCCGGAGGCCGCGGCTCGGTCGCCGGCACGTTCCTCGGCACGATGCTCATCGCGATCCTGAGGAACGGGCTCAACCTCTTGAACGTGAACTCGTACGTGCAACAAGTCGTCGTGGGCGCGGTGATCCTCCTCGCCGTGCTCCTCGACCGGCTGCGGGAGAGACGCACATGA